The Pseudomonas orientalis genome contains a region encoding:
- a CDS encoding ABC transporter substrate-binding protein translates to MKGLRTLLAASLTSLGLAMASVPVSAAQAPVHFADLNWESGSLITEVLRFIVEKGYDLPTDTLPGTTITLETALAKNDIQVIGEEWAGRSAVWVKAEAQGKVVGLGDTVKGATEGWWVPEYVVKGDPTKNIKPLAPDLKSVEDLARYKDVFKDPESPGKGRFLNSPIGWTSEVVNRQKLKAYGLDDSYVNFRSGSGAALDAEIASSIRRGKPVLFYYWSPTPLMGRYKLIQLQEPPFDAQAWKTLTDADNPDPKPTRSLASRLSIGVSTPFQKEHPQIAQFFEKVEFPIEPLNQALAKMSENHTPPREVAQVFLKAHPEVWKAWLTDDVALKVESALK, encoded by the coding sequence ATGAAAGGATTGAGAACGCTGTTGGCTGCATCGCTGACGAGCCTGGGCCTGGCCATGGCGTCAGTGCCGGTATCGGCCGCCCAGGCGCCGGTGCACTTTGCCGACCTGAACTGGGAAAGCGGCAGCCTGATCACCGAGGTGCTGCGGTTCATTGTCGAGAAGGGCTACGACTTGCCCACCGACACCTTGCCCGGTACCACCATCACCCTGGAAACCGCCCTGGCCAAGAACGACATTCAGGTGATCGGTGAAGAGTGGGCCGGCCGCAGCGCGGTCTGGGTCAAGGCCGAGGCGCAAGGCAAGGTGGTGGGCCTGGGCGATACGGTCAAGGGCGCCACCGAGGGGTGGTGGGTGCCGGAGTACGTGGTCAAGGGTGATCCGACCAAAAATATAAAACCGCTGGCCCCTGACTTGAAAAGCGTGGAGGACCTGGCGCGCTACAAGGATGTGTTCAAGGACCCGGAGTCACCGGGCAAGGGGCGCTTTCTCAATAGCCCCATAGGTTGGACTTCGGAAGTGGTCAACCGGCAAAAGCTCAAGGCTTACGGCCTGGACGACAGCTACGTGAACTTTCGCAGTGGCTCGGGGGCGGCGCTGGATGCGGAGATTGCTTCGTCGATTCGTCGGGGCAAGCCGGTGCTGTTCTACTATTGGTCGCCTACGCCGTTGATGGGCCGCTACAAGCTGATTCAACTGCAAGAGCCGCCGTTCGATGCGCAGGCCTGGAAGACGCTGACGGATGCGGACAATCCTGATCCCAAGCCGACGCGGTCGCTGGCGTCCAGGTTGAGTATCGGGGTGTCCACGCCATTCCAGAAAGAGCATCCGCAGATTGCGCAGTTTTTCGAGAAGGTTGAGTTTCCTATCGAGCCGCTTAATCAGGCGTTGGCGAAAATGAGTGAGAATCATACGCCGCCTCGGGAGGTGGCCCAGGTGTTTCTCAAGGCTCATCCTGAGGTGTGGAAGGCGTGGTTGACGGATGATGTGGCACTCAAGGTTGAGTCGGCCCTCAAGTGA